One stretch of Zingiber officinale cultivar Zhangliang chromosome 6B, Zo_v1.1, whole genome shotgun sequence DNA includes these proteins:
- the LOC121991009 gene encoding uncharacterized protein LOC121991009 translates to MEVYVDDILIKSLRDADLYADIEETCQMLRAYEIKLNPSKCFFGGKGEKFLGYIVTERGIEANPSKVRALQDMSPPRSLKEAQHLTGHITALSQFISKSVDWSLPLLKILCRATKFQWDEECDHAFEELKAYLNSLPVLAKPTAGEPLRIYLPSIEHDVGSTLVSLVAHIDRMEELTFPNHWRTPLIEFLRSGTTLSNQEEVHLLRRRAGRFMLIGDQLYKKAFSRPLLKCVGPEDIDYILREVHQGTCGGHPGGRSLARKILLVGYFWPTLQADAAQTMSTYLSYQKYHSLSHRTTEEMKAAIVFCPLDQGGMDIVGSFPMATGQRKFLLVAVNYFFKWVEVEPLVRITEQMAIRTIPKEGTGVISFHLVYGGEAVVPVEVGVESDQVQQYSEDNAEQRLLELDLVDEARGKGAVRLTTYRQRMR, encoded by the exons atggaagtatatgttgacgaTATACTCATCAAGTCCCTCCGAGATGCCGATCTCTATGCAGACATAGAGGAAACTTGTCAGATGCTCCGCGCATACGAAAtcaagctgaacccgagcaaatgTTTCTTCGGCGGAAAGGGTGAAAAATTTCTCGGTTATATCGTCACCgaacggggcatcgaggcaaacccCAGTAAGGTAAGGGCGTTGCAAGATATGTCGCCGCCAAGGAGTCTGAAGGAAGCTCAGCACCTCACCGGTCATATAACTGCCTTATCTCAGTTCATCTCCAAGTCTGTcgactggagccttcctttgcTCAAGATACTGTGCCGAgctaccaagttccaatgggatgaagagtGCGACCATGCATTTGAAGAGCTAAAAGCATATCTAAATTCCTtgcctgtattggctaaaccaaCTGCCGGCGAGCCGCTTCGCATTTATTTGCCCTCGATCGAGCACGATGTCGGCTCGACGTTG GTATctctggtggcgcacatcgaccgaatGGAAGAACTCACCTTCCCAAACCATTGGAGGACACCGCTGATAGAATTCTTGCGATCGGGAACTACGCTGTCCAATCAGGAGGAAGTCCACCTATTGAGAAGGAGGGCAGGAAGATTCATGCTGATTGGGGATCAAttgtacaagaaagctttctcccgaCCCCTACTCAAATGCGTCGGGCCAGAGGACATCGACTACATTCTGCGGGAGGTGCATCAAGGAACTTGCGGAGGACACCCAGGCGGTCGGTCATTGGCTAGAAAGATACTGCTGgtcggatatttttggccaaccctccAAGCAGATGCCGCTCAGACAATGTCCACCTACTTGTCCTACCAGAAGTACCACAGCCTCTCGCACCGAAccacagaggagatgaaggcggcCATAGTATTCTGTCCGTTAGACCAggggggcatggatatagtggggtccttccccatggcgaccggcCAACGAAAGTTCCTGCTCGTAGCAGTAAACTACTTCTTCAAATGGGTCGAGGTCGAGCCGCTCGtgagaataaccgagcagatg GCGATCCGCACGATTCCAAAGGAGGGGACGGGAGTGATCTCGTTTCACTTGGTTTATGGTGGCGAAgcagtcgtccccgttgaagtcGGAGTTGAATCCGATCAGGTGCAGCAGTATAGCGAGGACAACGCCGAGCAGAGACtcctggagctggacttggtggatgAGGCGCGCGGCAAAGGAGCCGTTCGGCTGACAACCTACCGACAGAGGATGCGCTAG
- the LOC121992493 gene encoding zinc finger BED domain-containing protein RICESLEEPER 2-like isoform X2: protein MEASDAELINTEKTPPVRRHRKKKSMVWEHFTVETVSEGCIRACCKLCKQTFAYSNGSKVAGTSHLKRHISMGSCPKIKSLEKQQLALTPGAKSDVDTTDPPKKRYRTSSFGYGFDQEQSYTFLAKMIILNEYPLDMVEQPAFVLFIQSIQPRFRMVDANALEGEILSVYHKERLHLMQVFGNMSGRVGLTVGLWTTSQTLGYICLTGHYIDSDWKLQKKMLNFMMVVSPHSEMALSEAISVSLSEWNMKTKLFAITVTNNSLSHEIYSASLRDHLSKKHKVVLRGQLFVVRCYANILNLAAEVLTASIHGIIYNIRESVKFVKASPVRDEKFSEIALRIGLSGTKALSLDVRTLWNTTYLMLDAALEYKDAFTSLDACDDNYNEAPSADDWKKVEVVCTYLKLLHDSANNVMGTPERTANIFFPEAYKILLELTNGTSSEDPLVSSTAKQMHEMFDEYWRDCSLVLAIAVVMDPRFKLKLVEFSYSKLYGDDSTRYVKIVNDSVHELYLEYVSQSLPLVPYVDQGDDNHMNGIGSNLSSSPNVTGYGLMDFDIYLSETAVNESTKSELDQYLEESLVPRTHVFDILNWWKLNNIKYPTLSKMARDVLAIPVSSPECSFFGSGAGSRELDEYRSSLRPETVEALSCAKDWLQYSPITIEQPSTAIVKMEL, encoded by the coding sequence ATGGAAGCAAGTGATGCAGAACTAATTAACACAGAAAAAACACCACCTGTTAGAAGGCATAGGAAAAAAAAGTCAATGGTATGGGAACACTTTACTGTTGAAACTGTATCTGAAGGATGCATACGGGCATGCTGCAAACTCTGCAAACAAACTTTTGCATACAGTAATGGATCGAAGGTAGCTGGTACCAGCCATCTCAAAAGGCATATTTCTATGGGTTCCTGTCCTAAAATTAAAAGTCTTGAGAAGCAACAGCTTGCTCTCACACCAGGTGCTAAAAGTGATGTAGACACTACTGATCCACCCAAAAAACGTTATAGAACATCTTCATTTGGGTATGGTTTTGACCAGGAACAGAGTTACACATTTCTTGCAAAGATGATAATTCTGAACGAATACCCTCTTGACATGGTTGAACAGCCTGCATTTGTGTTGTTCATTCAGAGTATTCAACCACGGTTTAGGATGGTCGATGCCAATGCCTTGGAAGGTGAAATTCTATCCGTATATCACAAGGAGAGGTTACATCTCATGCAGGTCTTTGGAAATATGTCTGGAAGAGTTGGCCTCACAGTTGGTCTGTGGACCACTAGTCAAACTCTTGGGTATATTTGCCTTACTGGACATTACATTGATAGTGATTGGAAGCTGCAAAAGAAAATGCTTAACTTCATGATGGTAGTTTCTCCTCATTCTGAAATGGCTCTTAGTGAAGCCATTAGTGTCAGCCTTTCAGAGTGGAATATGAAAACTAAGTTGTTTGCGATTACTGTCACTAACAATTCTTTGTCACATGAAATCTATAGTGCTAGTCTAAGAGATCATCTTTCAAAGAAGCACAAAGTGGTACTGAGAGGTCAGTTATTTGTTGTACGTTGTTATGCCAATATTCTTAATCTAGCTGCAGAGGTTTTGACTGCTTCAATTCATGGTATAATATACAACATTCGGGAAAGTGTGAAATTTGTAAAAGCATCACCAGTGCGGGATGAAAAATTTTCTGAGATTGCCTTGCGAATTGGACTTTCTGGCACCAAAGCACTTTCTCTTGATGTTAGAACATTATGGAACACCACTTATCTCATGCTTGATGCTGCCTTGGAGTATAAAGATGCATTCACTTCCTTAGACGCGTGTGATGATAACTATAATGAAGCACCGTCAGCTGATGACTGGAAGAAGGTTGAGGTTGTTTGCACATACCTGAAACTTTTACATGACTCTGCAAACAATGTCATGGGAACACCGGAAAGAACTGCTAATATATTTTTTCCAGAAGCATATAAGATCCTGCTAGAGCTTACCAATGGAACATCAAGTGAGGATCCCCTGGTGAGCAGCACCGCAAAGCAGATGCATGAAATGTTTGACGAGTATTGGAGAGATTGCAGCCTTGTCCTGGCAATTGCTGTAGTTATGGACCCTCGTTTCAAGTTGAAGCTTGTTGAATTTAGTTACTCAAAACTTTATGGTGATGATTCTACCAGATATGTTAAGATAGTGAATGATAGTGTTCACGAGTTATATCTGGAGTATGTTTCCCAGTCACTTCCATTAGTGCCTTATGTAGATCAAGGTGATGATAATCACATGAATGGCATCGGCAGCAATCTATCTTCTTCTCCAAATGTAACTGGCTATGGGCTTATGGACTTTGATATCTATCTCTCTGAGACAGCTGTGAATGAATCAACAAAGTCTGAGTTGGACCAGTACTTGGAAGAGTCCCTTGTCCCCCGGACTCATGTCTTTGATATCTTGAACTGGTGGAAACTCAACAATATTAAGTATCCTACTCTATCCAAGATGGCTAGAGATGTCCTAGCGATTCCTGTATCAAGTCCAGAATGCTCCTTTTTTGGCTCCGGGGCTGGAAGCAGAGAACTTGATGAGTACCGAAGTTCATTACGACCTGAGACGGTGGAAGCCCTTTCTTGTGCTAAAGATTGGCTCCAATATTCACCCATCACGATAGAACAACCGTCAACTGCTATAGTCAAAATGGAACTCTAG
- the LOC121992493 gene encoding zinc finger BED domain-containing protein RICESLEEPER 2-like isoform X1 — protein MLRATDSAQKRPQTYRRRPVSSTTAGPKPSPPIAAAPTRLPSLAQNLALQLPPPLPSSICGGAAVELPGDLVFFLEEFTFFFFFLSIMEASDAELINTEKTPPVRRHRKKKSMVWEHFTVETVSEGCIRACCKLCKQTFAYSNGSKVAGTSHLKRHISMGSCPKIKSLEKQQLALTPGAKSDVDTTDPPKKRYRTSSFGYGFDQEQSYTFLAKMIILNEYPLDMVEQPAFVLFIQSIQPRFRMVDANALEGEILSVYHKERLHLMQVFGNMSGRVGLTVGLWTTSQTLGYICLTGHYIDSDWKLQKKMLNFMMVVSPHSEMALSEAISVSLSEWNMKTKLFAITVTNNSLSHEIYSASLRDHLSKKHKVVLRGQLFVVRCYANILNLAAEVLTASIHGIIYNIRESVKFVKASPVRDEKFSEIALRIGLSGTKALSLDVRTLWNTTYLMLDAALEYKDAFTSLDACDDNYNEAPSADDWKKVEVVCTYLKLLHDSANNVMGTPERTANIFFPEAYKILLELTNGTSSEDPLVSSTAKQMHEMFDEYWRDCSLVLAIAVVMDPRFKLKLVEFSYSKLYGDDSTRYVKIVNDSVHELYLEYVSQSLPLVPYVDQGDDNHMNGIGSNLSSSPNVTGYGLMDFDIYLSETAVNESTKSELDQYLEESLVPRTHVFDILNWWKLNNIKYPTLSKMARDVLAIPVSSPECSFFGSGAGSRELDEYRSSLRPETVEALSCAKDWLQYSPITIEQPSTAIVKMEL, from the exons ATGCTTAGGGCCACGGATTCGGCCCAAAAGCGTCCGCAAACCTACCGCCGCCGCCCCGTCTCGTCTACCACCGCTGGCCCAAAACCTAGTCCTCCAATTGCCGCCGCCCCAACTCGTCTACCATCGCTGGCCCAAAACCTAGCCCTCCAATTGCCGCCGCCCCTGCCGTCGTCGATCTGCGGCGGCGCCGCCGTTGAATTGCCCGGTGATCTTGTATTCTTCCTCGAGgagtttacttttttttttttttttttgag CATAATGGAAGCAAGTGATGCAGAACTAATTAACACAGAAAAAACACCACCTGTTAGAAGGCATAGGAAAAAAAAGTCAATGGTATGGGAACACTTTACTGTTGAAACTGTATCTGAAGGATGCATACGGGCATGCTGCAAACTCTGCAAACAAACTTTTGCATACAGTAATGGATCGAAGGTAGCTGGTACCAGCCATCTCAAAAGGCATATTTCTATGGGTTCCTGTCCTAAAATTAAAAGTCTTGAGAAGCAACAGCTTGCTCTCACACCAGGTGCTAAAAGTGATGTAGACACTACTGATCCACCCAAAAAACGTTATAGAACATCTTCATTTGGGTATGGTTTTGACCAGGAACAGAGTTACACATTTCTTGCAAAGATGATAATTCTGAACGAATACCCTCTTGACATGGTTGAACAGCCTGCATTTGTGTTGTTCATTCAGAGTATTCAACCACGGTTTAGGATGGTCGATGCCAATGCCTTGGAAGGTGAAATTCTATCCGTATATCACAAGGAGAGGTTACATCTCATGCAGGTCTTTGGAAATATGTCTGGAAGAGTTGGCCTCACAGTTGGTCTGTGGACCACTAGTCAAACTCTTGGGTATATTTGCCTTACTGGACATTACATTGATAGTGATTGGAAGCTGCAAAAGAAAATGCTTAACTTCATGATGGTAGTTTCTCCTCATTCTGAAATGGCTCTTAGTGAAGCCATTAGTGTCAGCCTTTCAGAGTGGAATATGAAAACTAAGTTGTTTGCGATTACTGTCACTAACAATTCTTTGTCACATGAAATCTATAGTGCTAGTCTAAGAGATCATCTTTCAAAGAAGCACAAAGTGGTACTGAGAGGTCAGTTATTTGTTGTACGTTGTTATGCCAATATTCTTAATCTAGCTGCAGAGGTTTTGACTGCTTCAATTCATGGTATAATATACAACATTCGGGAAAGTGTGAAATTTGTAAAAGCATCACCAGTGCGGGATGAAAAATTTTCTGAGATTGCCTTGCGAATTGGACTTTCTGGCACCAAAGCACTTTCTCTTGATGTTAGAACATTATGGAACACCACTTATCTCATGCTTGATGCTGCCTTGGAGTATAAAGATGCATTCACTTCCTTAGACGCGTGTGATGATAACTATAATGAAGCACCGTCAGCTGATGACTGGAAGAAGGTTGAGGTTGTTTGCACATACCTGAAACTTTTACATGACTCTGCAAACAATGTCATGGGAACACCGGAAAGAACTGCTAATATATTTTTTCCAGAAGCATATAAGATCCTGCTAGAGCTTACCAATGGAACATCAAGTGAGGATCCCCTGGTGAGCAGCACCGCAAAGCAGATGCATGAAATGTTTGACGAGTATTGGAGAGATTGCAGCCTTGTCCTGGCAATTGCTGTAGTTATGGACCCTCGTTTCAAGTTGAAGCTTGTTGAATTTAGTTACTCAAAACTTTATGGTGATGATTCTACCAGATATGTTAAGATAGTGAATGATAGTGTTCACGAGTTATATCTGGAGTATGTTTCCCAGTCACTTCCATTAGTGCCTTATGTAGATCAAGGTGATGATAATCACATGAATGGCATCGGCAGCAATCTATCTTCTTCTCCAAATGTAACTGGCTATGGGCTTATGGACTTTGATATCTATCTCTCTGAGACAGCTGTGAATGAATCAACAAAGTCTGAGTTGGACCAGTACTTGGAAGAGTCCCTTGTCCCCCGGACTCATGTCTTTGATATCTTGAACTGGTGGAAACTCAACAATATTAAGTATCCTACTCTATCCAAGATGGCTAGAGATGTCCTAGCGATTCCTGTATCAAGTCCAGAATGCTCCTTTTTTGGCTCCGGGGCTGGAAGCAGAGAACTTGATGAGTACCGAAGTTCATTACGACCTGAGACGGTGGAAGCCCTTTCTTGTGCTAAAGATTGGCTCCAATATTCACCCATCACGATAGAACAACCGTCAACTGCTATAGTCAAAATGGAACTCTAG
- the LOC121992495 gene encoding putative 12-oxophytodienoate reductase 5, whose protein sequence is METIPLLTPYKMGKFDLPHRIAMAPMTRCRSHGNVPQPHAVLYYSQRATNGGLLITEATGVSDTAQGYPETPGVWTKEQVEAWRPIVDAAHAKGAVLFCQLWHGGRVSHNGYQPNGQDPISSSDKQIPIEALPEGNEVYSRPRRLSTEEIPEIVGWFRAAARNAIEAGFDGVEIHGANGYLVEQFLKDSCNDRTDEYGGSIANRCRFASEVVEAVAGEIGADRVGIRLSPFLDFMDCWDSEPEALALHVVEELNKHGILYCHMLEPRMEMVDGKLKIPHKLLPMRKAFKGTFIVAGGYDREEGNKVVDEDYADLVAYARHFLANPDLPKRFELDAALNKYDRNTFYTQDPVVGYTDYPFLEDSS, encoded by the exons ATGGAAACCATTCCTCTTCTTACTCCCTACAAGATGGGGAAGTTTGACCTCCCTCACAG GATCGCCATGGCCCCAATGACAAGATGCAGATCTCACGGCAACGTTCCTCAGCCTCATGCTGTTCTCTACTACTCCCAGAGAGCCACCAACGGAGGTCTCCTGATCACAGAGGCAACAGGGGTCTCAGACACTGCTCAAGG ATACCCAGAGACTCCTGGAGTGTGGACGAAAGAGCAAGTGGAGGCATGGAGGCCAATTGTGGATGCTGCTCATGCAAAGGGCGCAGTGCTCTTCTGCCAGCTCTGGCACGGTGGGAGAGTTTCCCACAATGGTTACCAGCCGAATGGTCAAGATCCGATCTCCAGCAGCGACAAGCAGATTCCGATCGAAGCGCTGCCCGAGGGCAACGAAGTCTACTCGCGTCCTCGCCGGCTGAGCACCGAGGAGATCCCTGAAATCGTCGGCTGGTTCAGGGCCGCCGCCAGGAACGCCATTGAAGCTG GCTTCGATGGAGTGGAGATCCACGGAGCCAATGGCTACTTGGTCGAGCAGTTCCTGAAGGACAGCTGCAACGACCGCACCGACGAGTACGGCGGCAGCATAGCCAACCGCTGCCGGTTCGCGTCGGAGGTGGTGGAGGCGGTGGCCGGCGAGATCGGAGCCGACAGAGTCGGGATCCGGCTGTCGCCGTTCTTGGACTTCATGGACTGCTGGGACTCCGAACCGGAGGCCCTCGCCTTGCACGTCGTCGAGGAGCTGAACAAGCACGGCATCCTCTACTGCCACATGCTCGAGCCGAGGATGGAGATGGTGGACGGCAAGTTGAAGATCCCTCACAAGCTGCTGCCGATGAGGAAGGCGTTCAAGGGGACCTTCATCGTCGCCGGAGGGTACGATCGCGAAGAGGGCAACAAGGTCGTGGACGAGGATTACGCCGATCTGGTGGCGTATGCTCGGCATTTCTTGGCCAATCCCGACTTGCCGAAGAGATTCGAGCTCGATGCGGCGCTGAACAAGTATGACAGGAACACCTTCTACACTCAGGATCCGGTCGTCGGATACACCGATTACCCTTTCCTTGAAGATTCTTCCTAG